One Elgaria multicarinata webbii isolate HBS135686 ecotype San Diego chromosome 7, rElgMul1.1.pri, whole genome shotgun sequence DNA window includes the following coding sequences:
- the OXR1 gene encoding oxidation resistance protein 1 isoform X5: protein MIRFWYGKKGRKHHSMKNKYTLVVSVAEYHRRIDALNSEELRTLCRRLKITTREDTQSKQATTIKTELEPEAFRPNLSEPSELLQLEQIEKLTKHLPPRTIGYPWTLVYSTAKHGMSLKTLYRTMMGLDTPVLMVIKDSDGQIFGALASEPFKVSDGFYGTGETFLFTFSPDFEIFKWTGDNMFFLKGDMDALAFGGGGGEFALWLDGDLYHGRSHSCKTFGNHTLSKKEDFIIQDIEIWGFE from the exons GTAGTGTCAGTGGCTGAGTATCACCGCAGGATCGATGCTCTAAATAGTGAAGAACTACGCACACTCTGCAGACGTCTCAAG ATTACCACAAGGGAAGACACGCAGTCCAAGCAGGCAACAACCATCAAGACTGAACTGGAGCCTGAGGCTTTTCGGCCAAATCTTAGTGAACCCAGTGAATTGCTACAACTGGAACAAATTGAAAAG TTAACAAAACACCTTCCACCTCGAACTATTGGCTATCCATGGACCCTTGTCTACAGTACTGCAAAGCATGGCATGAGTTTAAAGACCCTGTATAGAACCATGATGGGGCTGGACACTCCAGTACTAATGGTTATCAAAGACAGTGATGGGCAG ATCTTTGGTGCATTAGCTTCTGAACCCTTTAAAGTCAGTGATGGCTTTTATGGCACTGGAGAAACCTTTCTTTTCACTTTCTCTCCAGATTTTGAG ATCTTCAAGTGGACTGGAGACAATATGTTCTTTCTTAAAGGAGACATGGATGCCCTAGCATTTGGTGGTGGAGG AGGTGAATTTGCACTGTGGCTTGATGGTGATCTCTACCATGGAAGAAGTCATTCTTGTAAAACATTTGGAAATCACACTCTTTCTAAGAAAGAAGACTTCATTATACAAGACATTGAAATTTGGGGCTTTGAATAA
- the OXR1 gene encoding oxidation resistance protein 1 isoform X3, which produces MIRFWYGKKGRKHHSMKNKYTLITTREDTQSKQATTIKTELEPEAFRPNLSEPSELLQLEQIEKLTKHLPPRTIGYPWTLVYSTAKHGMSLKTLYRTMMGLDTPVLMVIKDSDGQIFGALASEPFKVSDGFYGTGETFLFTFSPDFEIFKWTGDNMFFLKGDMDALAFGGGGGEFALWLDGDLYHGRSHSCKTFGNHTLSKKEDFIIQDIEIWGFE; this is translated from the exons ATTACCACAAGGGAAGACACGCAGTCCAAGCAGGCAACAACCATCAAGACTGAACTGGAGCCTGAGGCTTTTCGGCCAAATCTTAGTGAACCCAGTGAATTGCTACAACTGGAACAAATTGAAAAG TTAACAAAACACCTTCCACCTCGAACTATTGGCTATCCATGGACCCTTGTCTACAGTACTGCAAAGCATGGCATGAGTTTAAAGACCCTGTATAGAACCATGATGGGGCTGGACACTCCAGTACTAATGGTTATCAAAGACAGTGATGGGCAG ATCTTTGGTGCATTAGCTTCTGAACCCTTTAAAGTCAGTGATGGCTTTTATGGCACTGGAGAAACCTTTCTTTTCACTTTCTCTCCAGATTTTGAG ATCTTCAAGTGGACTGGAGACAATATGTTCTTTCTTAAAGGAGACATGGATGCCCTAGCATTTGGTGGTGGAGG AGGTGAATTTGCACTGTGGCTTGATGGTGATCTCTACCATGGAAGAAGTCATTCTTGTAAAACATTTGGAAATCACACTCTTTCTAAGAAAGAAGACTTCATTATACAAGACATTGAAATTTGGGGCTTTGAATAA
- the ABRA gene encoding actin-binding Rho-activating protein yields MPPEDHQETTPAKRAIKKIRTASLVISLARGWQQWASEHNTKQAQEPSGWMPSEENLPSIPSRERIFPNQTAPSKKDQSMDGAPFPSEDQVPKENVEHNPSESNEALQKLHIRSKEVTKTIVSKIYERGSGISLLSDKYEKDNGCTEADKSIKDPSNIDKLLRAKMSPTRRRKCSNLVTELTKGWKQIEQEDKGQELELENYRSDSLDTEDSGYGGDTEERLDADDGSQEMQSAIRIKRPSSSLANRNIMAPKKYSPIHNLRGRWEDWADEHVTMQKLNPFSEEFDYEMAMATRLRKGDEGYGRPKEGTKTAERAKRAENHIHREMKDMCFIIRTMARHRRDGQIKVTFGDLFDRYVRISDKVVGILMRARKHGMLDFEGEMLWQGRDDHVIITLLD; encoded by the exons ATGCCTCCAGAAGACCACCAGGAGACCACACCGGCCAAAAGGGCCATCAAAAAGATCCGAACGGCTAGCCTTGTCATCAGCTTGGCACGAGGTTGGCAGCAGTGGGCATCTGAACACAATACCAAGCAGGCCCAGGAGCCCAGTGGATGGATGCCCAGTGAGGAGAACCTACCAAGCATTCCCTCGAGAGAGAGGATATTTCCCAACCAAACTGCTCCCTCCAAGAAAGACCAATCGATGGATGGTGCACCATTCCCATCCGAAGATCAGGTGCCAAAAGAAAATGTAGAACATAACCCCAGTGAATCTAACGAAGCCCTCCAGAAACTTCACATTAGAAGCAAAGAAGTGACCAAAACCATTGTAAGTAAAATCTATGAAAGAGGCAGCGGGATTAGTCTCCTCAGCGACAAATACGAAAAAGACAATGGGTGTACCGAGGCAGACAAGAGTATCAAAGACCCCAGCAACATTGATAAACTCCTTCGGGCCAAGATGTCCCCTACAAGAAGGAGAAAGTGCTCTAACCTGGTAACGGAGCTGACTAAGGGATGGAAACAGATAGAACAGGAGGATAAAGGCCAGGAACTAGAACTAGAGAATTATCGCAGTGACAGCTTGGATACTGAAGACAGTGGCTATGGGGGAGACACAGAAGAAAGACTGGATGCAGATGATGGTAGTCAAGAAATGCAGAGTGCCATACGGATAAAACGGCCCTCATCATCACT TGCAAACAGAAACATCATGGCGCCTAAGAAATATAGCCCCATTCACAATCTGAGGGGAAGATGGGAAGACTGGGCTGATGAGCACGTGACAATGCAAAAACTCAATCCTTTCAGCGAGGAGTTTGATTATGAAATGGCCATGGCCACACGCCTGCGCAAAGGGGACGAAGGCTACGGTCGTCCCAAAGAAGGGACGAAAACTGCAGAAAGGGCCAAGAGAGCAGAGAATCATATACATCGGGAGATGAAAGACATGTGCTTTATCATCCGAACGATGGCTCGGCACCGCCGCGATGGCCAGATCAAAGTCACTTTTGGTGATCTCTTTGACAGATATGTCCGCATTTCGGATAAGGTTGTTGGAATACTCATGAGGGCCAGGAAGCATGGCATGTTGGACTTTGAAGGAGAAATGTTGTGGCAAGGCCGGGATGATCATGTGATAATAACTTTGTTGGATTAA